In Halobaculum sp. XH14, a single genomic region encodes these proteins:
- the rnhB gene encoding ribonuclease HII → MLGADEAGKGPALGPMVAAAVSAPEEAIPDGVDDSKRLPAERRERLDAALRKHPDVSVGVALVTPTRIDAPETDMNRLTAAGQAEALAQVADAGEEAVVDAGDVSETRFARRVREGVADADPGVDIAVRGEHGADESYPVVAAASIVAKVERDSRVAAIDEEYADYGGVGSGYPSDPATREFLREYVGATGDLPDCARRSWATCADVLAAAEQSALEEF, encoded by the coding sequence ATGCTCGGCGCCGACGAGGCAGGCAAGGGACCCGCGCTCGGGCCGATGGTCGCGGCCGCGGTCAGCGCGCCCGAGGAGGCCATCCCGGACGGCGTCGACGACTCGAAACGCCTCCCCGCGGAGCGACGCGAGCGACTCGACGCGGCGCTTCGGAAGCACCCGGACGTGTCCGTCGGGGTCGCTCTCGTCACGCCGACGCGCATCGACGCCCCGGAGACGGACATGAACCGGCTCACCGCCGCCGGGCAGGCCGAAGCGCTCGCCCAGGTCGCGGACGCCGGCGAGGAGGCCGTCGTCGACGCCGGCGACGTGAGCGAGACGCGCTTCGCGCGACGGGTCCGGGAGGGCGTCGCCGACGCGGACCCGGGCGTCGACATCGCGGTCCGCGGCGAGCACGGCGCGGACGAGTCGTACCCGGTCGTCGCGGCCGCGAGCATCGTCGCCAAGGTGGAGCGCGACAGCCGGGTCGCAGCCATCGACGAGGAGTACGCCGACTACGGGGGCGTCGGCAGCGGCTACCCGTCCGATCCGGCGACGAGGGAGTTCCTGCGCGAGTACGTCGGTGCGACCGGTGACCTGCCCGACTGCGCCCGGCGCTCGTGGGCGACGTGTGCGGACGTGCTCGCCGCCGCGGAGCAGTCGGCACTGGAGGAGTTCTGA
- a CDS encoding tRNA pseudouridine(54/55) synthase Pus10, with the protein MDVLSPARGLLATGPLCDHCLGRPFADRSFGLGNADRGRGLRVALALADDEDYDAPDPAECWVCEGATARFDEWAERAVDAVEGVEFATYQVGTRVPPLLEENEALLREDAGMDPEAGEPLRKECNREVGKRFGRLTDTEVDLGRPDVQFLLDLEADRVDVEVNSAFVYGRYRKLERDIPQTEWPCSDCRGSGRDGADPCPTCEGTGFLYPESVQQLTAPVVEDVMDGVDSVFHGAGREDVDALMLGTGRPFVVEVEEPRRRDVDVERLEADVNALAEGKVEVEGLRLAGHGMVERVKRHDASKRYRAAVEFGGDVTADELADALDSLDGATIEQYTPNRVDHRRAAKTRTRVVHDVEGKLADARHATVDVHGEGGLYIKELISGDEGRTEPSLAGLLGVDAVVTALDVLAVEGEEEPFEDEAFFLD; encoded by the coding sequence ATGGACGTTCTCTCGCCGGCCCGCGGCCTGCTCGCGACCGGGCCGCTCTGTGATCACTGCCTCGGCCGGCCGTTCGCCGACCGCTCGTTCGGCCTCGGCAACGCCGACCGCGGCCGCGGGCTCCGGGTCGCGCTGGCGCTGGCCGACGACGAGGACTACGACGCGCCCGACCCCGCGGAGTGCTGGGTCTGTGAGGGCGCGACCGCCCGGTTCGACGAGTGGGCCGAGCGCGCCGTCGATGCCGTCGAGGGCGTGGAGTTCGCCACCTACCAGGTCGGCACGCGCGTCCCCCCGCTGCTGGAGGAGAACGAGGCCCTGCTCCGCGAGGACGCGGGCATGGACCCCGAGGCCGGCGAGCCGCTGCGCAAGGAGTGCAACCGCGAGGTCGGCAAGCGGTTCGGGCGACTCACCGACACCGAGGTCGACCTGGGCCGGCCCGACGTGCAGTTCCTCCTCGACCTGGAGGCCGACCGCGTCGACGTCGAGGTCAACTCGGCGTTCGTCTACGGTCGCTACCGGAAACTGGAGCGGGACATCCCCCAGACTGAGTGGCCCTGCTCGGACTGCCGCGGCTCGGGACGCGACGGCGCGGACCCGTGTCCCACGTGCGAGGGGACGGGGTTCCTGTACCCCGAGAGCGTCCAGCAGCTCACCGCGCCGGTCGTCGAGGACGTGATGGACGGCGTCGACTCGGTGTTCCACGGCGCGGGCCGCGAGGACGTCGACGCGCTGATGCTGGGCACCGGCCGCCCGTTCGTCGTCGAGGTGGAGGAGCCCCGCCGGCGCGACGTCGACGTGGAGCGGCTGGAGGCCGACGTCAACGCCCTCGCGGAGGGGAAAGTCGAGGTTGAGGGCCTGCGGCTCGCGGGCCACGGGATGGTCGAGCGCGTGAAGCGGCACGACGCGAGCAAGCGCTACCGCGCCGCGGTCGAGTTCGGCGGGGACGTGACCGCCGACGAACTCGCGGACGCGCTCGACAGCCTCGACGGGGCCACCATCGAGCAGTACACGCCCAACCGGGTGGACCACCGCCGTGCCGCCAAGACCCGGACACGCGTCGTCCACGACGTCGAGGGCAAACTCGCGGACGCCCGGCACGCGACCGTCGACGTCCACGGCGAGGGCGGACTGTACATCAAGGAGCTGATTTCCGGCGACGAGGGCCGGACGGAGCCGAGCCTGGCGGGCCTGCTCGGCGTCGACGCGGTCGTGACCGCGCTCGACGTGCTGGCCGTCGAGGGCGAGGAGGAACCGTTCGAGGACGAGGCGTTCTTCCTGGACTGA
- the sucD gene encoding succinate--CoA ligase subunit alpha — MSVFVDDDTRVVVQGITGGEGKFHTEQMLAYGTNVVAGAVPGKGGQEVAGVPVYDTVSEAAREEDADASVVFVPPAFAGDAVFEALDSPVDLVVAITEGIPTQDMAKVNKRLSEVDTRLLGPNCPGIITPGEAKLGILPGNIFESGDVGLVSRSGTLTYQVVSNLTERGIGQTTAIGIGGDPIIGTSFVDALDAFESDPDTEAVVMCGEIGGEDEEQAAQFIAGNMDTPVAGFIAGRTAPPGKRMGHAGAIVSGSGTGTAESKISALNDAGVPVGDTPNEVADHIEDFL, encoded by the coding sequence ATGAGTGTATTCGTCGACGACGACACCCGCGTCGTGGTGCAGGGCATCACCGGCGGGGAGGGGAAGTTCCACACCGAACAGATGCTCGCGTACGGCACCAACGTGGTCGCCGGCGCGGTGCCGGGCAAGGGCGGCCAGGAGGTCGCCGGCGTCCCGGTGTACGACACCGTGAGCGAGGCCGCGCGCGAGGAGGACGCCGACGCCTCGGTCGTGTTCGTCCCGCCGGCGTTCGCCGGCGACGCCGTCTTCGAGGCGCTCGACTCGCCGGTGGACCTCGTCGTCGCCATCACCGAGGGCATCCCGACCCAGGACATGGCGAAGGTGAACAAGCGCCTCTCCGAGGTCGACACCCGCCTCCTGGGTCCCAACTGCCCCGGCATCATCACGCCGGGCGAGGCGAAACTGGGCATCCTGCCGGGCAACATCTTCGAGTCGGGCGACGTCGGCCTCGTCTCCCGCTCGGGGACGCTCACCTACCAGGTCGTCTCGAACCTGACCGAGCGCGGCATCGGCCAGACGACCGCCATCGGCATCGGCGGCGACCCGATCATCGGCACGTCGTTCGTCGACGCGCTCGACGCGTTCGAGTCCGACCCCGACACCGAGGCGGTCGTGATGTGCGGCGAGATCGGCGGCGAGGACGAGGAGCAGGCCGCCCAGTTCATCGCGGGGAACATGGACACGCCCGTCGCGGGCTTCATCGCCGGGCGGACGGCCCCGCCGGGCAAGCGCATGGGCCACGCGGGCGCGATCGTGAGCGGTTCGGGGACGGGGACCGCGGAGTCGAAGATCTCGGCGCTCAACGACGCGGGCGTTCCGGTCGGTGACACGCCCAACGAGGTCGCCGACCACATCGAGGACTTCCTCTAG
- the sucC gene encoding ADP-forming succinate--CoA ligase subunit beta, with product MKLHEYQAKEVFADAGIPTPDSRLASTVEEVVDAVAEIGYPAAIKAQVHVGGRGKAGGIKIATSEAEAREAAEDILGMDLKGYTVEKVLVEAGVDFENELYVGITMDRGEGEPVAMVSTEGGVDIEEVAAETPEAIAREHVDPAFGLHPYQARKVVYEAGIPRDVAGDVASIVSTLYDLYEAKDAADIEINPVMITADREVVAADAVMNIDEDALFRQPELAEMEEEAAEDDLEAKANEYGFDYVRLSGNVGIIGNGAGLVMTTLDLVDHYGGSPANFLDIGGGAKAERVANALDMVFADENVDSVVFNIFGGITRGDEVAKGINEALEQFDEIPKPVVVRLAGTNAEEGMEILNTDLVQVESTLEDAVQRAVANAEEVNQ from the coding sequence ATGAAACTTCACGAGTATCAGGCGAAGGAGGTCTTCGCCGACGCCGGGATTCCGACCCCGGACTCGCGGCTCGCGTCCACCGTCGAGGAGGTCGTGGACGCGGTCGCGGAGATCGGCTACCCGGCCGCCATCAAGGCGCAGGTACACGTCGGGGGACGTGGCAAGGCCGGCGGGATCAAGATCGCGACCAGCGAGGCCGAGGCGCGCGAGGCAGCCGAGGACATCCTCGGCATGGACCTGAAGGGCTACACGGTCGAGAAGGTCCTCGTCGAGGCCGGCGTCGACTTCGAGAACGAGCTGTACGTCGGCATCACGATGGACCGCGGCGAGGGCGAGCCAGTCGCCATGGTGTCGACCGAGGGCGGCGTCGACATCGAGGAGGTGGCCGCCGAGACCCCGGAGGCCATCGCACGCGAGCACGTCGACCCCGCGTTCGGGCTCCACCCGTACCAGGCCCGGAAGGTCGTCTACGAGGCCGGAATCCCGCGCGACGTCGCCGGCGACGTCGCCTCCATCGTCTCGACGCTCTACGATCTCTACGAGGCGAAGGACGCCGCGGACATCGAGATCAACCCCGTCATGATCACCGCCGACCGCGAGGTCGTCGCGGCCGACGCGGTGATGAACATCGACGAGGACGCGCTGTTCCGCCAGCCCGAACTGGCCGAGATGGAGGAGGAGGCCGCCGAGGACGACCTCGAGGCGAAGGCGAACGAGTACGGCTTCGACTACGTCCGCCTCTCGGGCAACGTCGGCATCATCGGCAACGGCGCGGGCCTGGTGATGACGACGCTCGACCTCGTGGACCACTACGGCGGGTCGCCCGCGAACTTCCTCGACATCGGCGGCGGCGCGAAGGCCGAGCGCGTGGCGAACGCGCTCGACATGGTGTTCGCCGACGAGAACGTCGACTCGGTCGTGTTCAACATCTTCGGGGGCATCACCCGCGGCGACGAGGTCGCCAAGGGGATCAACGAGGCGCTCGAGCAGTTCGACGAGATCCCGAAGCCGGTCGTCGTCCGCCTCGCTGGCACGAACGCCGAGGAGGGGATGGAGATCCTGAACACCGACCTGGTGCAGGTCGAATCGACGCTGGAGGACGCCGTCCAGCGTGCGGTCGCGAACGCCGAGGAGGTGAACCAATGA
- a CDS encoding NADPH:quinone reductase — translation MRAVRFHEHGDESVLGVDEVDRPDPGPDEVLVEVASAGVNPVDTYFREGSYTPYALPAVPGVDAAGKAVEVGEGVEGIAEGDLVYATGLSMAMPGGYAEYVAVPTDRLAVLPDDADLRAAGGAGVAAVTAWRALIEHADLRPAETALIHGGSGGVGHAAVQVAAATGARVLTTASPAYHDRLHELGADAAFDYDRDDLADAVTDATDGDGVDVVLDHRLDDYLQFDADVAAHGARVVGIGENEQAIGFDSSAGARSKDLRLQLMSMFNTPSLADALAELATLWEAGDLTVEVDRSYDLAEAGEAQRDVMADSFLGKLVIEP, via the coding sequence ATGCGCGCAGTCCGCTTTCACGAGCACGGCGACGAATCGGTGCTGGGGGTCGACGAGGTGGACCGACCGGATCCGGGTCCCGACGAGGTGCTCGTCGAGGTTGCCTCGGCCGGCGTCAACCCGGTGGACACGTACTTCCGCGAGGGGTCGTACACGCCGTACGCACTGCCCGCGGTTCCGGGCGTCGACGCCGCCGGCAAGGCGGTCGAAGTCGGCGAGGGAGTCGAGGGGATCGCCGAGGGGGACCTCGTGTACGCGACGGGGCTGAGCATGGCGATGCCCGGCGGCTACGCGGAGTACGTCGCGGTGCCGACGGACCGTCTCGCGGTGCTCCCGGACGACGCGGACCTCCGGGCGGCCGGCGGCGCGGGCGTCGCCGCCGTCACGGCCTGGCGGGCGCTGATCGAGCACGCGGACCTCCGCCCCGCCGAGACCGCGCTGATCCACGGCGGCTCGGGCGGCGTCGGCCACGCCGCGGTCCAGGTCGCGGCGGCGACCGGCGCGCGGGTCCTCACCACCGCCTCGCCGGCGTACCACGACCGGCTCCACGAACTCGGCGCGGACGCGGCGTTCGACTACGACCGCGACGACCTCGCGGACGCGGTGACGGACGCGACCGACGGCGACGGCGTCGACGTCGTCCTCGACCACCGGCTCGACGACTACCTCCAGTTCGACGCCGACGTCGCCGCCCACGGCGCCCGCGTCGTCGGCATCGGCGAGAACGAGCAGGCGATCGGGTTCGACAGTTCGGCCGGCGCCCGTTCGAAGGACCTGCGGCTCCAGCTCATGTCGATGTTCAACACGCCGAGCCTCGCGGACGCGCTGGCCGAGCTGGCGACGCTCTGGGAGGCGGGCGACCTGACGGTCGAGGTGGATCGGAGCTACGACCTCGCGGAGGCGGGCGAGGCCCAGCGGGACGTGATGGCCGACAGCTTCCTCGGAAAGCTGGTCATCGAACCGTAG
- a CDS encoding SDR family oxidoreductase — protein sequence MHAEFDFTDRVALVTGACGALGSAVAEAFADAGATVAACDVIDVDDEDSLLDPGEDTTFHRADFTDEAEVEATIEDVIDRHGRLDCLLNVAGTWRGGDPVGETDGDQFGMLFDVNLKTAFLATKHALPHLRETEGSMVAVSARSGLEGGEGDALYRASKAGVRIFTESVAEENLGTVRANCVMPSVLDTPTNREMMEYSDEWVKPAEVARVMLFLCSDAATPTSGAAVPVYGEA from the coding sequence ATGCACGCCGAGTTCGACTTCACGGATCGAGTCGCGCTGGTCACCGGCGCCTGCGGCGCGCTCGGCAGCGCCGTCGCGGAGGCGTTCGCCGACGCCGGCGCGACGGTCGCGGCCTGTGACGTGATCGACGTCGACGACGAGGACAGCCTGCTCGACCCCGGCGAGGACACGACGTTCCACCGGGCGGACTTCACCGACGAGGCCGAGGTCGAGGCGACGATCGAGGACGTGATCGACCGACACGGTCGCCTCGACTGCCTGTTGAACGTCGCGGGCACCTGGCGCGGCGGCGATCCGGTCGGCGAGACGGACGGCGACCAGTTCGGGATGCTGTTCGACGTGAACCTGAAGACGGCGTTCCTCGCGACCAAGCACGCGCTGCCGCACCTCCGGGAGACGGAGGGGTCGATGGTGGCGGTGTCGGCCCGATCCGGGCTGGAGGGCGGCGAGGGCGACGCGCTCTACCGGGCGAGCAAGGCCGGCGTGCGCATCTTCACCGAGTCGGTCGCCGAGGAGAACCTGGGAACGGTACGTGCGAACTGCGTCATGCCGTCGGTGCTCGACACGCCGACGAACCGCGAGATGATGGAGTACAGCGACGAGTGGGTAAAGCCCGCGGAGGTGGCGCGGGTGATGCTGTTCCTCTGTTCGGACGCCGCGACGCCGACGAGCGGGGCCGCCGTTCCCGTGTACGGCGAGGCGTGA
- a CDS encoding SHOCT domain-containing protein yields the protein MSGPDASTPRRLHRLLEHYTPDGLLGRVLLGLPMLALAPVLFIGGFAMLGGPTSLLVFLMGLLFLLASPFSLLLGVVCLWPVYLSLIGNVESPDAYPEQERSFDVRREAAENAEATLKRRYAKGEISREEFEKRLDALFDADDRRPGPDRREGSRTRRRETESSR from the coding sequence ATGTCCGGTCCCGACGCCTCCACCCCACGACGCCTCCATCGCCTCCTCGAACACTACACCCCCGACGGCCTGCTCGGCAGAGTACTGCTCGGGCTTCCGATGCTCGCCCTCGCGCCGGTTCTGTTCATCGGCGGCTTCGCCATGCTCGGCGGGCCGACCTCGCTTCTCGTCTTCCTCATGGGACTGCTCTTCCTGCTCGCGTCGCCGTTCAGTCTCCTCCTCGGCGTCGTCTGCCTCTGGCCCGTCTACCTCTCGCTCATCGGGAACGTGGAGTCGCCCGACGCGTACCCCGAGCAGGAGCGGTCGTTCGACGTGCGCCGGGAGGCCGCCGAGAACGCCGAGGCGACGCTGAAGCGCCGCTACGCGAAGGGCGAGATCTCGCGCGAGGAGTTCGAGAAACGGCTCGACGCGCTGTTCGACGCCGACGACCGACGACCCGGACCCGACCGTCGGGAGGGGTCCCGGACGCGACGGCGCGAGACCGAATCCTCACGGTAG
- a CDS encoding DUF7563 family protein: MPTCQNCESFVTERYVKVFEPEGITSPRACPHCEDMVRRGKTVRAKKN; the protein is encoded by the coding sequence ATGCCTACCTGCCAGAACTGCGAGTCGTTCGTCACGGAACGGTACGTCAAGGTGTTCGAACCCGAGGGGATCACCAGCCCCCGGGCGTGCCCGCACTGTGAGGACATGGTTCGTCGCGGGAAGACGGTTCGCGCGAAGAAGAACTGA
- a CDS encoding ABC transporter ATP-binding protein, translating into MNAIDARNVELTYADGTEAVEDVTLEIPEGEFFGFLGANGAGKTTTIKTLVTLLKPTGGAITVNGYDVVSESRSVRESIGYMAQETSIDPELTARENVRFACEAYGVPAGRRADRIDELLELVDLADVADKQAKDFSGGMKKRLDVATALAHEPPIVFLDEPTTGLDPKARNRLWEYFERINDEGTTVFLTTQYLEEADHLCDRISVIRDGRIVASGSPAELKSRVGGDVLEVTLADPDEDSIERAREVARESGLFDAGEPVEPIEQGISVTSGDARRLGTDLLVALRDAGFTVTGFNVRSPTLDDVFLAVTDEGLGDDGSGPDDGGPDDEGAADPAGEGSTGDSSAETATEATK; encoded by the coding sequence GTGAACGCAATCGACGCTCGCAACGTCGAGTTGACGTACGCCGACGGGACGGAGGCGGTCGAGGACGTGACCCTCGAGATCCCCGAGGGCGAGTTCTTCGGCTTCCTCGGCGCGAACGGCGCGGGAAAGACGACGACGATCAAGACGCTTGTCACGCTCCTGAAACCGACCGGCGGGGCGATCACGGTCAACGGCTACGACGTGGTCTCGGAGTCGCGCTCGGTCCGGGAGTCGATCGGCTACATGGCCCAGGAGACGAGCATCGACCCGGAGCTCACCGCGCGCGAGAACGTCCGGTTCGCCTGCGAGGCGTACGGCGTCCCCGCCGGACGGCGCGCCGACCGCATCGACGAACTGCTCGAACTGGTCGATCTCGCCGACGTCGCCGACAAGCAGGCGAAGGACTTCTCGGGCGGCATGAAAAAGCGGCTCGACGTCGCGACAGCGCTTGCCCACGAGCCGCCGATCGTATTCCTCGACGAGCCGACGACCGGTCTCGACCCGAAGGCGCGCAACCGCCTCTGGGAGTACTTCGAGCGCATCAACGACGAGGGGACGACCGTGTTCCTCACGACCCAGTACCTCGAGGAAGCCGATCACCTCTGTGACCGAATCAGCGTCATCAGGGACGGCCGGATCGTCGCCTCCGGCTCCCCCGCGGAACTCAAGTCCCGGGTCGGGGGCGACGTCCTCGAGGTCACCCTCGCCGACCCCGACGAGGACTCGATCGAGCGCGCACGCGAGGTCGCGCGCGAGTCGGGGCTCTTCGACGCCGGGGAGCCCGTCGAGCCGATCGAGCAGGGGATCAGCGTTACGTCGGGCGACGCGAGGCGGCTGGGCACCGACCTGCTCGTCGCGCTGCGGGACGCGGGCTTTACCGTCACCGGGTTCAACGTCCGGAGCCCGACGCTCGACGACGTGTTCCTGGCCGTCACCGACGAGGGGCTCGGCGACGACGGCAGCGGTCCCGACGACGGCGGTCCGGATGACGAGGGAGCGGCCGACCCTGCCGGCGAGGGATCGACGGGGGACTCGTCCGCGGAGACGGCCACGGAGGCAACGAAATGA
- a CDS encoding ABC transporter permease, producing MSAGTGGGRTAPGTGFLSDTWVNLKRWVLKTTRNPFVMTVSLLNPVIFLVLFTEVFGQITGAAIGRSLGADVSYVTYLVPAIVIQVALIAATTSGIGLVDDIENGMFEKVLVSPMHRGAVFLGKSLSEVLRVVVQICIILTLGYVLLWFDTGASPGEYVATGLAGAVGIVAVGIVFSVWFTAFSNITALLTRDQESTIIAVNLLQFPLLFLSSAFLPLDILPGWVRTVAALNPITYGVDAARALMFGQDVMTVIEVTVFGGMWNTLVPALAVLGALDLVLGAVAVYFLNRASSSEVA from the coding sequence ATGAGCGCCGGGACCGGAGGCGGTCGGACGGCACCCGGGACCGGGTTCCTCTCGGACACGTGGGTGAACCTGAAACGCTGGGTGCTGAAGACGACGCGGAACCCGTTCGTGATGACGGTCTCGCTGCTGAACCCGGTCATCTTCCTCGTCCTCTTCACCGAGGTGTTCGGCCAGATCACCGGCGCCGCCATCGGGCGGAGCCTCGGCGCGGACGTGAGCTACGTCACCTACCTCGTCCCCGCCATCGTCATCCAGGTGGCGCTCATCGCCGCGACGACGTCGGGCATCGGGCTGGTCGACGACATCGAGAACGGGATGTTCGAGAAGGTGCTCGTCTCACCGATGCACCGCGGCGCGGTGTTCCTCGGCAAGTCGCTCTCGGAGGTGCTGCGGGTCGTCGTCCAGATCTGTATCATCCTCACGCTCGGCTACGTGCTCCTCTGGTTCGACACCGGCGCGAGCCCCGGCGAGTACGTCGCCACCGGCCTCGCCGGCGCGGTCGGCATCGTCGCGGTCGGCATCGTCTTCTCCGTCTGGTTCACGGCGTTCTCGAACATCACGGCGCTTTTGACCCGCGACCAGGAGTCGACCATCATCGCGGTGAACCTGCTCCAGTTCCCGCTGCTGTTCCTCTCGAGCGCGTTCCTCCCGCTCGACATCCTCCCGGGGTGGGTCCGGACGGTCGCCGCCCTCAACCCGATCACGTACGGCGTCGACGCCGCGCGGGCGCTGATGTTCGGGCAGGACGTCATGACCGTCATCGAGGTCACCGTCTTCGGCGGGATGTGGAACACGCTCGTCCCGGCGCTCGCCGTGCTCGGCGCGCTCGACCTGGTGCTCGGCGCGGTCGCCGTCTACTTCCTGAACCGGGCGTCGAGTTCCGAGGTCGCGTAG
- a CDS encoding A/G-specific adenine glycosylase, producing MSERLPELAADADPDAVREALVSWYEADHRAFPWRRTDDPYRILVSEVMSQQTQLSRVEQAYADFLDRWPAVDDLAAADRGDVVAFWSDHSLGYNNRAKYLHEAAGQVVSEYDGEFPESPDELQELMGVGPYTANAVASFAFNAGDAVVDTNVKRVLHRAFGVPDDDAAFEEAATFLMPEGESRVWNNAVMELGGVACGGTPRCDEAGCPWRRWCHAYETGDFTAPDVPEQPSFEGSRRQFRGRVVGTLGEHDALALSELGPRVRVDYGGDTGEEWLRGLLSDLADDGLVELAERDGETVATLRR from the coding sequence ATGAGCGAGCGCCTCCCGGAACTGGCCGCCGACGCGGACCCGGACGCCGTCCGCGAGGCGCTGGTGTCGTGGTACGAGGCCGACCACCGCGCGTTCCCGTGGCGGCGGACCGACGATCCGTACCGCATCCTCGTCTCGGAGGTGATGAGCCAGCAGACGCAGCTCTCGCGGGTCGAGCAAGCCTACGCCGACTTCCTCGACCGCTGGCCCGCGGTCGACGACCTCGCGGCCGCCGACCGGGGCGACGTCGTGGCGTTCTGGTCGGACCACTCGCTCGGCTACAACAACCGCGCGAAGTACCTCCACGAGGCTGCCGGGCAAGTCGTTTCGGAGTACGACGGCGAGTTCCCCGAATCGCCCGACGAACTGCAGGAGCTGATGGGCGTCGGCCCGTACACCGCGAACGCGGTCGCCTCGTTCGCGTTCAACGCCGGCGACGCCGTGGTGGACACGAACGTAAAGCGCGTGCTCCACCGCGCGTTCGGCGTCCCCGACGACGACGCGGCGTTCGAGGAGGCCGCGACGTTTCTCATGCCCGAGGGCGAGTCGCGCGTCTGGAACAACGCCGTCATGGAACTCGGCGGGGTCGCGTGCGGCGGGACCCCGCGCTGTGACGAGGCGGGCTGTCCGTGGCGGCGCTGGTGTCACGCCTACGAGACGGGCGACTTCACCGCTCCCGACGTGCCCGAACAGCCGAGTTTCGAGGGGAGCAGGCGGCAGTTCCGCGGCCGGGTCGTGGGGACGCTCGGCGAACACGACGCGCTCGCGCTCTCGGAACTGGGACCCCGCGTCCGCGTCGATTACGGCGGCGACACCGGGGAGGAGTGGCTCCGCGGGTTGCTCAGTGATCTGGCCGACGACGGGCTGGTCGAACTGGCCGAGCGCGACGGGGAGACGGTGGCGACGCTTCGCCGCTGA
- a CDS encoding aminotransferase class III-fold pyridoxal phosphate-dependent enzyme — protein MDRDTVEPSVTTVPGKRAREWAEYHRDAAATSTYVYDFVWDITADAEGPFVTDVDGNVLLDFTSHVAAAPLGYNNPKIMDRMAEFDLVDPTKIAGQDFYVSDGSDPGDSTLPGPADLMHRLTDVTSHYGMDTVFLSNSGAEAVENAIKICYDDSGGGKYGITFDGAFHGRTLGALSLNRSKSVYRKRFPEIQGVHDVPFCDDAGEDPAACDCGFFVDGGDTSVLREKLHPKRGHINPEEVSYLIMEPIQGEGGYRFPSPAFMREVADLCGEYDIPLVADEIQSGIGRTGELWGSDHYPIEPDVITAAKGARVGATIGRDELFPDERSRLSSTWGAGDVVASMQGTFTLEAIDEYDLLDNATARGEQFMETLRDADPDGVVDVRGKGLMLGVEFESTERRDDVQHQALTSGLLTLACGTTVLRILPPLDVTEREIDVGAHMLLDAIEDAA, from the coding sequence ATGGACCGCGACACCGTCGAACCCAGCGTCACGACCGTGCCCGGAAAGCGGGCACGGGAGTGGGCCGAGTACCACCGTGACGCGGCCGCGACGAGCACGTACGTCTACGATTTCGTCTGGGACATCACCGCCGACGCCGAGGGACCGTTCGTCACCGACGTCGACGGCAACGTCCTGCTGGATTTCACCTCCCACGTCGCCGCCGCCCCGCTCGGGTACAACAACCCGAAGATCATGGACCGGATGGCCGAGTTCGACCTCGTCGACCCGACGAAGATCGCCGGGCAGGACTTCTACGTCTCGGACGGCAGCGACCCCGGCGACTCGACGCTCCCCGGCCCCGCCGACCTGATGCACCGCCTCACCGACGTCACGTCCCACTACGGGATGGACACGGTGTTCCTCTCGAACTCCGGCGCGGAGGCCGTCGAGAACGCCATCAAGATCTGCTATGACGACTCGGGCGGCGGGAAGTACGGCATCACGTTCGACGGCGCGTTCCACGGCCGGACGCTCGGCGCGCTCTCGCTCAACCGGTCGAAGTCCGTCTACCGCAAGCGGTTCCCCGAGATCCAGGGGGTTCACGACGTCCCGTTCTGTGACGACGCGGGCGAGGACCCCGCCGCCTGCGACTGCGGCTTCTTCGTCGACGGCGGCGACACCTCCGTCCTCCGCGAGAAACTCCACCCCAAGCGCGGCCACATCAACCCGGAGGAGGTCTCCTACCTCATCATGGAGCCGATCCAGGGCGAGGGCGGCTATCGGTTCCCCTCGCCGGCGTTCATGCGCGAGGTCGCGGACCTGTGTGGCGAGTACGACATCCCGCTCGTCGCCGACGAGATCCAGTCGGGCATCGGCCGGACGGGCGAGCTGTGGGGCTCGGACCACTACCCGATCGAACCGGACGTCATCACGGCCGCGAAGGGCGCCCGCGTCGGCGCGACGATCGGCAGGGACGAACTGTTCCCGGACGAGCGATCCCGGCTCTCCTCGACGTGGGGCGCGGGCGACGTCGTCGCGTCGATGCAGGGCACCTTCACGCTGGAGGCCATCGACGAGTACGACCTGCTCGACAACGCGACGGCCCGCGGCGAGCAGTTCATGGAGACGCTGCGCGACGCCGACCCGGACGGCGTGGTCGACGTGCGCGGGAAGGGGCTGATGCTCGGCGTCGAGTTCGAGTCGACCGAGCGCCGGGACGACGTCCAGCACCAGGCGCTCACCTCGGGCCTGCTCACGCTCGCCTGTGGCACCACCGTCCTGCGCATCCTCCCGCCGCTGGACGTCACCGAGCGCGAGATCGACGTCGGCGCACACATGCTGCTCGACGCGATCGAGGACGCGGCGTAG